One Molothrus ater isolate BHLD 08-10-18 breed brown headed cowbird chromosome 14, BPBGC_Mater_1.1, whole genome shotgun sequence DNA segment encodes these proteins:
- the ASB12 gene encoding ankyrin repeat and SOCS box protein 12 encodes MEPRPDKMSLMDINKMFSLLQPRDDEEDSGESEELSRAVSQDDHEALAGLLSQDRYRRLINRRSGWGVPSTPLRLAASRGSVRSLRLLLEHGAFVDSLDVKAQTPLFVAVSNGHGECVRLLLEAGASPAGSAYNNCSPLLLAARDGRAGIVRLLLEHGAEPNARARLPEWAANTAACSGPLYLAAAYGHLECFRLLLLHGADPDYNCTEPAVLAQIREPKTLLETCLRHGCRADFIRLLIDFGANVYLPGVPHTDGPGLGPRSEGLELLLHARAHPKSLLSQSRLAMRRLLKQPSRLATLGELEIPTALAKYLQYQL; translated from the exons ATGGAGCCCAGACCCGACAAGATGAGCCTGATGGACATCAACAAGAtgttctccctgctgcagcccagggatgaCGAGGAGGACAGCGGGGAGAGCGAGGAGCTGAGCCGGGCGGTGAGCCAGGATGACCACGAGGCTCTGGCCGGGCTCCTGTCGCAGGACAGGTACCGCCGGCTGATCAACCGGCGGAGCGGCTGGGGCGTGCCCAGCACCCCCCTGCGCCTGGCGGCCTCCCGGGGCAGCGTGCGGAGCctgcggctgctgctggagcacggAGCGTTCGTGGACAGCCTGGACGTGAAGGCGCAGACCCCGCTCTTCGTGGCGGTCAGCAACGGGCACGGCGAGTGCGtgcggctgctgctggaggccgGCGCCAGCCCCGCGGGCAGCGCCTACAACAACTGCTCGCCGCTGCTGCTGGCGGCCCGGGACGGCCGGGCGGGCATCGtgcggctgctgctggagcacggCGCGGAGCCCAACGCGCGGGCCCGCCTGCCCGAGTGGGCGGCCAACACCGCGGCCTGCTCGGGCCCGCTCTACCTGGCGGCCGCCTACGGGCACCTGGAGTGCTTccgcctgctgctgctgcacggCGCCGACCCCGACTACAACTGCACCGAGCCGGCCGTGCTGGCGCAGATCCGCGAGCCCAAGACGCTGCTGGAGACGTGCCTGAGGCACGGCTGCCGCGCAGACTTCATCCGCCTGCTCATCGACTTCGGGGCCAACGTGTACCTGCCCGGCGTGCCCCACACGGAcgggccggggctgggcccGCGCAgcgaggggctggagctgctgctgcacgcCAGAG ctcatcccaaatccctgctgtcCCAATCCCGGCTGGCCATGAGGCGCCTCCTGAAGCAGCCCAGCCGCTTGGCCACCCTCGGAGAGCTGGAGATTCCCACTGCCCTGGCCAAATACCTGCAGTACCAGCTGTga